In one window of Lewinella sp. 4G2 DNA:
- a CDS encoding protein-tyrosine-phosphatase, with translation MANPQLTQTITQLKSETDLIPPARKQTLERLADYIRQQKQRGAVHLNFICTHNSRRSHLAMIWAAVAAAEYGLEGVHTYSGGTEATAFNSRAVAALERIGFRVDKPGGDNPRYAVRFSDEQPALICYSKTFDDPANPIKDFAAIMTCSDADENCPFIPGVDLRLPLTYEDPKTADDTPKEGERYEERAWQIGRELLYAFALV, from the coding sequence GTGGCCAATCCCCAACTCACCCAAACCATCACCCAACTAAAAAGCGAGACCGACCTCATCCCGCCAGCCCGAAAACAAACCCTTGAGCGCCTCGCTGATTACATCCGACAGCAAAAGCAGCGGGGCGCCGTCCACCTCAACTTCATTTGTACCCACAATTCCCGCCGCAGCCACCTGGCGATGATCTGGGCCGCCGTTGCCGCAGCGGAGTACGGACTGGAGGGCGTGCATACATACTCCGGCGGTACCGAAGCTACCGCCTTCAACTCTCGTGCCGTGGCCGCCCTGGAGCGTATTGGTTTTCGGGTGGATAAGCCTGGCGGCGATAACCCGCGCTACGCTGTCCGATTTTCTGACGAGCAGCCCGCGCTGATCTGTTATTCCAAGACCTTTGACGACCCCGCTAACCCTATCAAGGATTTTGCGGCCATTATGACCTGCTCTGATGCGGATGAGAATTGCCCCTTTATTCCTGGTGTTGACCTGCGTTTGCCGCTTACTTATGAGGACCCTAAAACCGCAGATGATACGCCGAAGGAAGGGGAGCGGTACGAGGAGCGGGCGTGGCAGATTGGGCGGGAGCTGTTGTATGCTTTTGCTTTGGTTTAG
- a CDS encoding ABC transporter permease, with protein MRRLFFIIQKEFIQILGNKAMLPMMTVMPIMQLILLSFAADSEVKNVNLTVTDLDRSQYSRQLIGQVRASDRFTLIDAPPATHLANHGLLAGTSDIVLNIPPDFERNFLTGEQVKLQMLVNAINGQAATVGSGYLSAIIQDFNQDIRLEAHGGNSSKAPRIEVASANWYNPDLDYKHFMVPGILGELVIILVILLSAMNTVREREIGTIEQINVTPIKSWQFILGKMVPFLFIGMFLLTIGLTAGKLIFNVPIEGSLLVVFGYCLVSLIAVLGIGLFISNLVDTQQQAMLVAFFFVMVFILMSGLFTPIESMPDWAQVLTIPNPVAHFVAVMRKVLLKGSGLADVAWNFRVTAVLGLVFNGLAILTYRKVS; from the coding sequence ATGCGCCGTTTGTTTTTCATCATCCAGAAAGAGTTCATTCAGATCCTTGGCAATAAAGCAATGTTGCCGATGATGACGGTGATGCCGATCATGCAACTTATCCTGCTATCGTTTGCCGCAGACAGCGAGGTGAAGAACGTCAACCTCACGGTTACCGACCTGGATCGTTCGCAGTATTCGCGGCAATTAATCGGGCAAGTTCGCGCCTCCGATCGTTTTACGCTTATCGATGCGCCACCGGCCACTCACCTGGCCAATCATGGTTTGCTGGCGGGCACGTCGGACATCGTGCTCAACATCCCACCCGACTTCGAGCGCAATTTCCTGACGGGGGAGCAGGTGAAGCTGCAAATGCTCGTCAACGCCATCAACGGGCAGGCGGCAACGGTCGGCTCTGGTTATCTATCGGCTATCATTCAGGATTTCAACCAGGATATTCGTCTGGAGGCCCATGGCGGGAATAGCAGTAAGGCACCAAGGATCGAAGTGGCCTCAGCGAACTGGTATAACCCCGACTTAGACTATAAACACTTCATGGTGCCCGGTATTCTAGGGGAGCTGGTGATCATTCTGGTTATTCTGCTTTCGGCGATGAATACAGTTCGCGAACGGGAGATCGGCACCATTGAGCAAATCAACGTGACTCCGATCAAAAGCTGGCAATTCATTCTCGGCAAAATGGTTCCCTTCCTGTTCATCGGTATGTTCCTGCTGACGATAGGACTGACTGCCGGCAAGTTGATCTTCAACGTACCGATCGAGGGCAGTCTTCTGGTGGTATTTGGCTATTGTCTGGTTAGCCTAATCGCAGTACTTGGTATCGGGTTATTCATTTCTAACCTGGTCGACACCCAGCAACAGGCTATGCTGGTTGCATTTTTCTTTGTGATGGTTTTCATATTAATGAGTGGACTGTTCACCCCGATCGAGAGCATGCCCGACTGGGCGCAGGTGCTTACCATCCCGAACCCGGTGGCGCACTTCGTAGCGGTAATGCGCAAAGTCCTGCTAAAGGGCAGCGGCCTGGCTGACGTGGCGTGGAACTTCCGGGTGACGGCGGTTTTGGGGCTCGTCTTTAACGGGCTGGCGATCTTGACTTACCGGAAAGTGAGTTGA
- a CDS encoding ABC transporter permease: MRSFLAFVRKEFYHILRDTRTLVIILGMPIAQVLIFGYAVTTEFRNAPVAVIDHAHDELSRELINEMTATGYFSLAGEPQNLDQLDALFRSGEVKMGVVIPPDFEEDFFRRKRTSLQLLADGSDPNYATTMLNYTGQIINSFQQRYASGPGSFQIGVETQLVYNPLLINAYNFIPGVIAIILLLISAMMTSLTIAREKETGTMDLLLVSPLSPLTIILGKVTPYVVISMVNAIVILVMGYFVFDVPVLGSLVLLLSFCLLYVLTALSLGILISTRSATQQEAMMGSLFSLLMPSMLLSGFIFPITSMPWFLQQVSKIIPATYFIELLKGVMLKGLGMNFLWIPTLVLGGMTLLLLGLSWVNFKVRTK; encoded by the coding sequence ATGCGCTCCTTTCTGGCCTTCGTTCGTAAAGAGTTTTACCACATTTTGCGGGATACGCGCACGCTGGTGATCATCCTGGGTATGCCCATCGCGCAAGTACTGATCTTCGGCTATGCCGTGACGACTGAGTTCCGTAACGCGCCGGTGGCGGTGATCGACCATGCCCACGATGAGTTGAGTCGTGAATTGATCAACGAAATGACTGCTACGGGCTATTTCAGCCTGGCCGGCGAACCGCAGAACCTCGATCAACTCGACGCGCTGTTCCGCTCCGGTGAAGTGAAGATGGGCGTAGTTATTCCGCCGGATTTCGAAGAGGATTTTTTTCGCCGTAAGCGTACGTCATTGCAACTACTAGCAGATGGTTCCGACCCGAATTACGCCACGACCATGCTCAATTACACCGGACAGATCATCAACAGTTTCCAGCAACGGTACGCCAGTGGGCCGGGGAGCTTCCAGATCGGAGTAGAAACGCAGCTAGTGTATAATCCACTACTGATCAACGCCTATAATTTCATCCCCGGGGTAATTGCCATCATCCTGCTGCTGATCTCGGCGATGATGACCAGCCTGACAATTGCCCGGGAAAAGGAGACGGGGACAATGGACCTGCTGCTGGTCAGCCCCCTCTCCCCGCTGACCATCATCCTCGGGAAAGTGACGCCCTACGTCGTGATCTCGATGGTTAACGCAATAGTGATCCTGGTGATGGGTTACTTTGTATTTGACGTCCCCGTGCTAGGTAGTCTGGTGCTGCTTCTGTCCTTTTGCTTGTTGTACGTGCTAACCGCCCTGTCACTCGGCATCCTGATTTCCACGCGGTCCGCTACCCAACAGGAAGCGATGATGGGTTCCCTGTTCTCGTTGCTGATGCCGTCGATGCTACTCTCCGGATTCATTTTCCCGATCACCAGTATGCCCTGGTTTTTGCAGCAAGTTTCGAAGATCATACCAGCGACCTATTTCATCGAGCTGCTGAAGGGCGTCATGCTGAAGGGGTTGGGAATGAATTTCCTTTGGATACCGACGTTGGTGCTGGGAGGAATGACGCTGTTATTACTTGGCCTTAGTTGGGTCAATTTCAAAGTCCGTACCAAATAA
- a CDS encoding ABC transporter ATP-binding protein, whose amino-acid sequence MDNVITAEGLTKKFGDFTAVDAITFEVGRGEVFGFLGANGAGKTTAIKMLIGLSKPTSGEATVAGLDLMTESERVKERIGYMSQKFSLYEDLSVRQNINFYGGVYGLSRKAIKEKTNEILAELQLEGKADEKVGGLPLGWKQRLSFAVAGVHDPDVVFLDEPTGGVDPATRRQFWEMIYASAADGRTIFVTTHYMDEAEYCDRISIMVAGKIAALGTPGELRERFSAKSMDEVFLRLVR is encoded by the coding sequence TTGGACAACGTAATTACCGCCGAAGGGCTGACCAAAAAATTCGGGGACTTTACCGCCGTGGACGCCATCACCTTTGAGGTGGGGCGGGGTGAGGTATTCGGCTTCCTGGGGGCTAACGGCGCGGGCAAAACAACCGCCATCAAAATGCTGATCGGTCTGAGTAAGCCCACCAGTGGGGAGGCGACGGTAGCCGGACTGGACTTGATGACCGAGAGCGAACGGGTAAAGGAACGTATCGGCTACATGAGCCAGAAGTTCAGCCTTTACGAGGACCTTTCCGTACGCCAAAATATCAACTTCTATGGCGGCGTATACGGGTTGAGCCGTAAGGCAATCAAGGAGAAGACGAACGAAATTCTGGCCGAACTACAGCTGGAAGGTAAGGCCGACGAGAAAGTCGGAGGTCTGCCATTGGGTTGGAAACAACGCTTGTCATTTGCCGTGGCGGGCGTTCACGATCCCGACGTTGTTTTCCTCGACGAACCTACCGGTGGTGTCGACCCGGCTACGCGGCGGCAATTCTGGGAAATGATCTACGCGTCAGCGGCGGATGGCCGGACAATTTTCGTCACTACCCACTACATGGATGAGGCTGAATACTGCGACCGCATTTCCATCATGGTGGCGGGAAAGATCGCAGCGTTGGGCACTCCCGGAGAATTGCGGGAAAGGTTCTCCGCCAAATCAATGGATGAGGTATTTCTCCGGCTCGTCCGCTAA